In one window of Bradyrhizobium sp. AZCC 1721 DNA:
- a CDS encoding HoxN/HupN/NixA family nickel/cobalt transporter: protein MFGILGLGFLLGMQHALEADHIAAVSSIAARRSRVADIVKHGLTWGLGHTLTLFVFAGAAILLGRAIPDGVARPLETAVGLMLVGLGAHVLWRLWRDRVHFHQHGHGDGTVHFHAHSHAGEITPHARAAHIHEHGFRWRTLLIGLMHGMAGSAALLVLAVTQASSPAVGLGYIALFGVGSMIGMGALSTAIAVPLAVSARWLTWANRSLQGAVGLATVAIGIMTVVETVLT, encoded by the coding sequence ATGTTCGGAATTCTGGGGCTGGGGTTTCTGCTGGGCATGCAGCATGCGCTCGAAGCCGATCATATCGCCGCCGTCTCCAGCATCGCCGCGCGCCGAAGCCGTGTCGCCGATATCGTCAAGCACGGGCTGACCTGGGGGCTCGGCCATACGCTTACCTTATTCGTCTTTGCCGGCGCCGCCATTCTGCTCGGCCGCGCGATCCCGGACGGCGTTGCCCGGCCGCTCGAGACCGCCGTCGGCCTGATGCTGGTCGGTCTCGGGGCGCATGTGCTGTGGCGGCTGTGGCGCGACCGGGTGCATTTTCATCAACACGGTCATGGCGACGGCACGGTGCATTTCCACGCCCATAGCCATGCCGGCGAAATCACACCGCACGCCCGCGCCGCTCACATCCACGAACATGGTTTCCGCTGGCGGACCCTGCTGATCGGCCTGATGCACGGCATGGCGGGCTCGGCCGCACTTCTGGTGCTCGCGGTCACGCAGGCCTCCAGCCCCGCCGTCGGGCTCGGCTATATCGCGTTGTTCGGCGTCGGCTCGATGATCGGCATGGGCGCGCTGTCGACGGCGATCGCGGTGCCGCTTGCGGTCTCCGCGCGCTGGCTCACCTGGGCCAATCGCAGCCTGCAAGGGGCAGTCGGCCTTGCCACCGTCGCGATCGGAATTATGACGGTGGTCGAGACGGTGCTGACCTGA
- a CDS encoding Mpo1 family 2-hydroxy fatty acid dioxygenase produces MNSYFRRQLADYVEYHRDPWNCAMHVLGIVFLFLAAILPLSLWSITVFGFQTSAATIAVIPVLVYWFLLDFALGAGILGAAVVLLSAAGMIVGHATIAGMWTLTAILIVVGVASQIIGHRVFERQQPALVDNPTHLLLGPMFVMAKLFISLGFRRDLAIIIQVHPQSAAS; encoded by the coding sequence ATGAATTCGTATTTTCGGCGGCAGCTCGCTGATTACGTCGAGTATCATCGCGACCCCTGGAACTGCGCAATGCATGTACTCGGCATCGTGTTCCTGTTCCTGGCCGCCATCCTTCCGCTCAGCTTGTGGTCCATCACCGTGTTCGGGTTCCAAACCAGCGCGGCGACCATCGCTGTCATACCGGTGCTCGTCTATTGGTTCCTGCTCGATTTCGCGCTTGGCGCCGGAATCCTTGGAGCCGCGGTTGTGTTGCTCTCGGCTGCTGGCATGATCGTTGGTCATGCGACGATTGCCGGCATGTGGACACTTACGGCCATCTTGATTGTCGTCGGCGTCGCATCGCAGATTATTGGGCACCGCGTGTTCGAGCGGCAGCAGCCGGCGCTGGTCGACAATCCGACTCACCTGTTGCTGGGCCCAATGTTTGTCATGGCAAAACTGTTTATCTCGCTGGGCTTTCGGCGCGATCTCGCCATCATCATCCAAGTGCATCCGCAAAGCGCTGCATCTTGA
- a CDS encoding methyltransferase family protein gives MPNDPGQWLAFALSGWTTTWPTQLLAIIWILWVMSWVLASFWSGQTKKHVMTWESLKYRSPILVGAILFLPLTGKVLGEKPLWQFGNLGIYVLACLVLAGISFTWWGRIHLGRFWSNAITHKEGHQVIDTGPYGLVRHPIYTGLIAGMLVTGIAVGTVSAMLGAALISLGMGLKARMEEGFLTAELGADAYGSYCRRVPMLIPFLPRT, from the coding sequence ATGCCCAACGATCCTGGTCAATGGCTGGCTTTCGCCTTGAGTGGCTGGACCACTACCTGGCCCACACAGTTGCTCGCCATCATCTGGATTTTGTGGGTCATGAGCTGGGTTTTGGCGTCGTTCTGGTCCGGTCAAACGAAGAAACACGTGATGACCTGGGAGTCGCTCAAATACCGCTCCCCCATTCTCGTAGGGGCCATTCTTTTCTTGCCGTTGACGGGCAAGGTCCTGGGGGAAAAGCCGCTCTGGCAGTTTGGCAACCTGGGCATCTATGTGCTCGCGTGCCTTGTCCTTGCGGGGATCTCATTCACATGGTGGGGGAGAATTCATCTCGGACGATTCTGGTCGAACGCGATCACGCACAAGGAAGGTCATCAGGTCATCGACACCGGCCCCTACGGGCTGGTGCGCCACCCGATCTATACGGGGCTTATCGCCGGGATGCTGGTGACGGGTATAGCGGTCGGAACAGTTTCCGCGATGCTGGGGGCGGCGCTGATCTCGCTCGGGATGGGGTTGAAGGCCCGCATGGAGGAGGGCTTCCTCACGGCGGAACTCGGTGCGGATGCCTATGGATCGTATTGCCGTCGCGTTCCGATGCTGATTCCGTTCCTGCCGCGCACCTGA
- a CDS encoding CapA family protein — protein sequence MLEERRLPAGHRKLVRLFLCGDVMCGRGIDQVLAHPCSPEIYEHYVRSAEGYVRLAEQANGPIPRQNGPSYVWGAALDQLARMRPDARIINLETAVTRSNDRMNKGINYRMSPENAECLAAAEINCCVLANNHVLDWGRAGLLETLTTLQKLNVKTTGAGRNDHEARAPAVLNLGKARLLIFSFGSTSSGIPLEWAATSDTPGVNLLPELSEASASEVAEQVMALRKPGDLVVVSIHWGSNWGYHIPHEQRILARALIDKAGVSIVHGHSSHHPRAIEIYRDRLILYGCGDFLNDYEGISGYERYRDDLALMYFADLDPTSGSLHALKLFPLQIKNFRLSIPARQDIEWIQQTLDGRCQQFGTRIIPDSERQLVVIGPRAGT from the coding sequence ATGCTCGAGGAAAGACGTTTGCCGGCTGGGCATCGGAAATTGGTACGGCTCTTTCTCTGCGGAGATGTCATGTGCGGCCGCGGCATCGACCAGGTGCTCGCGCACCCCTGCAGCCCTGAGATTTACGAACATTACGTGCGATCGGCGGAGGGGTACGTGCGGCTCGCCGAGCAGGCGAACGGACCCATTCCGCGGCAGAACGGGCCGTCCTACGTTTGGGGCGCTGCGCTGGACCAGTTGGCGCGCATGCGGCCGGACGCGCGGATCATCAATCTTGAAACGGCAGTGACTCGCAGCAACGACCGCATGAACAAGGGCATCAACTACCGCATGAGCCCGGAGAATGCAGAATGCCTCGCGGCGGCCGAGATCAACTGCTGCGTATTGGCCAACAATCATGTGCTCGATTGGGGCCGCGCCGGCTTGCTGGAGACGCTGACTACTCTGCAAAAACTCAACGTCAAGACAACGGGCGCGGGGCGCAACGATCATGAAGCGCGCGCACCCGCGGTGCTGAACCTTGGCAAAGCGCGGCTCTTGATCTTTTCGTTTGGATCGACATCGAGCGGCATCCCGCTCGAATGGGCTGCGACGTCAGACACTCCGGGCGTCAACTTGCTGCCGGAACTCTCCGAGGCGAGTGCGTCAGAGGTCGCCGAACAGGTCATGGCGCTCAGGAAGCCCGGCGATCTCGTCGTCGTTTCAATCCATTGGGGATCCAATTGGGGATATCACATTCCGCACGAGCAGAGAATTCTGGCCCGGGCCCTCATCGACAAGGCAGGCGTGTCGATCGTTCACGGGCATTCTTCGCATCATCCGCGAGCGATCGAAATTTATCGAGACCGCCTCATTCTCTATGGCTGCGGTGATTTCCTGAACGACTATGAAGGCATCAGTGGTTACGAGCGCTACCGTGATGACCTTGCCTTGATGTATTTCGCCGACCTGGATCCGACCAGCGGAAGCCTCCATGCGCTCAAGCTGTTTCCCCTGCAGATCAAGAACTTTCGTCTCTCCATTCCGGCGCGGCAGGACATCGAATGGATCCAGCAGACACTGGATGGGAGATGTCAGCAGTTCGGAACAAGGATCATCCCTGATTCCGAACGGCAGCTTGTCGTTATCGGGCCTCGGGCAGGGACCTAA
- a CDS encoding NAD-dependent epimerase/dehydratase family protein, whose translation MTRILVTGGSGFIGKHLVSALIARGRQVRVLDLQPPPRALPQVQYVRGSVLDRDLVDRAMDGVDEVYHLAGLPGMWLPRKADFHTVNFGGTEIVIETARKRGIERFLHCSTESILFRASPSAVPVADDALLPDDMPGPYTRSKMLADRFAMQAAASGYPVVIGCPTMPVGPYDHNVTPPTAMLRYFLNRRLQLHLDFVVNLVDVRDAAEGLIFAMERGQAGHRYVLGGESMPLRRVLELMSDISGRRIRCIQVNGKVAEMVTATLEFIADHVTRRPPSGTAEGVRIALRAGALSIEKAQRELGYAPGPVEPVLREAIAHLLDAGNNQPEWDSMPSTRYTSSACSAVDPIA comes from the coding sequence ATGACGCGCATACTGGTCACAGGCGGCAGCGGATTCATCGGAAAGCACCTGGTCTCGGCGCTGATCGCGCGAGGTCGGCAGGTGAGGGTGCTCGATCTTCAGCCGCCCCCTCGCGCGTTGCCGCAGGTTCAGTATGTCAGGGGATCGGTGCTTGATCGGGACCTGGTTGACCGCGCGATGGACGGGGTCGACGAGGTCTACCACCTGGCTGGCTTGCCGGGGATGTGGCTGCCGCGGAAGGCCGATTTTCACACCGTCAACTTCGGCGGCACCGAGATCGTCATTGAGACGGCGCGCAAGCGCGGCATAGAGCGCTTCCTGCACTGCTCGACGGAATCCATTCTGTTCCGTGCCTCGCCATCGGCGGTTCCTGTCGCTGACGATGCGCTCCTGCCGGACGACATGCCGGGTCCATATACGCGCTCGAAAATGCTCGCCGACCGGTTCGCTATGCAGGCGGCCGCATCCGGATACCCGGTGGTTATCGGCTGTCCCACCATGCCCGTCGGGCCTTATGACCACAACGTTACCCCGCCGACGGCGATGCTCCGGTATTTTCTCAACCGGCGTCTTCAATTGCACCTTGATTTTGTCGTGAACCTCGTCGATGTGCGCGACGCCGCCGAAGGGCTGATCTTCGCCATGGAGCGCGGACAGGCTGGACATCGCTACGTTCTCGGTGGCGAAAGCATGCCGCTAAGACGGGTTCTCGAACTCATGTCTGATATCAGCGGCCGTCGCATCCGCTGCATTCAAGTGAACGGCAAGGTCGCCGAAATGGTCACTGCAACGCTGGAGTTCATCGCCGATCACGTGACGCGCCGGCCTCCGTCCGGTACGGCCGAAGGCGTTCGTATCGCATTGCGGGCGGGGGCATTGTCGATCGAAAAAGCGCAACGAGAGCTGGGCTATGCGCCGGGTCCCGTCGAACCCGTTTTGCGTGAGGCCATTGCGCATCTGCTTGATGCCGGCAACAATCAACCTGAATGGGACTCAATGCCGAGCACTCGTTACACGTCGAGCGCCTGTTCGGCGGTTGATCCAATCGCTTAA
- a CDS encoding ribonuclease Z, translating to MRPIFHPNLVNGRYGDPTVYVETLFKTRSVLFDLGEIASLSPRKIRRVDQIFVSHAHIDHFVGFDHLLRLHVGLEKTVHLYGPAGFAERVFHKLQAYRWNLVESYGADLIFVVSEFETPNSIATRQFRLKNAFAAEPPVSKTVLDGVLSDERTRRVSAAILEHGTPCLGFALQEAAHVNIWKNRLYERGLPVGPWLQWLKQAVVEGRPDDHLIRIDGAAASDGRLEPLGSLRDLLTVTAGQKIAYVTDVVDTPANRAAIVALVQNADILFIEAAFAGTDAALARERGHLTTTAAGEIAREANVRRVEPFHFSPRYAGEEERMLAEVMTAFKGAHI from the coding sequence ATGCGACCGATCTTCCATCCGAACCTGGTCAACGGTCGCTACGGCGACCCGACGGTCTATGTGGAGACGCTGTTCAAGACGCGCAGCGTACTGTTCGATCTCGGGGAAATCGCTTCACTGTCACCGCGGAAGATACGACGCGTCGATCAGATCTTTGTCTCGCATGCGCATATCGATCATTTCGTTGGCTTCGATCATCTGCTCCGTTTGCACGTAGGACTGGAGAAAACTGTACATCTTTACGGCCCGGCCGGTTTTGCCGAGCGCGTCTTTCACAAGCTTCAGGCCTATCGATGGAATCTGGTCGAGAGCTACGGCGCCGATCTGATCTTCGTTGTCAGCGAATTTGAGACGCCGAACTCCATCGCGACCAGGCAGTTCCGGCTGAAGAACGCCTTTGCCGCGGAACCGCCGGTGTCGAAGACAGTTCTTGACGGCGTCCTGTCTGACGAGCGGACCCGCCGGGTTTCAGCCGCCATCCTTGAGCATGGCACGCCCTGCCTCGGCTTTGCCCTGCAGGAAGCGGCCCATGTCAACATTTGGAAGAATCGACTATACGAGCGCGGGCTCCCGGTCGGTCCGTGGTTGCAGTGGCTCAAGCAGGCGGTTGTGGAAGGCCGGCCGGACGATCATTTGATACGGATCGATGGGGCGGCGGCTTCAGACGGTCGCCTCGAGCCGCTCGGCAGCCTGCGTGACCTCCTGACGGTCACTGCCGGCCAGAAAATTGCCTATGTTACCGATGTTGTCGATACGCCAGCCAATCGCGCCGCCATCGTGGCGCTCGTTCAGAATGCGGACATCCTCTTCATCGAGGCGGCATTCGCGGGGACGGATGCCGCATTGGCGAGGGAGCGGGGCCATCTTACAACGACGGCTGCCGGAGAAATTGCGCGGGAAGCTAATGTGCGCCGTGTCGAGCCGTTTCACTTCTCTCCGCGCTATGCGGGAGAGGAGGAGCGGATGCTGGCCGAGGTGATGACGGCGTTCAAGGGGGCCCACATTTGA
- a CDS encoding class I SAM-dependent methyltransferase, producing MNILVRESNEQKLEAFVTRILGDLGAAMIAPLVRIGDELGLYSTLAASGPVTPEELARQTRTVERLVREWLSAHAAAGYLDYDVTTKRFSMNPEQAMVFGNPDSPVYMLGSFEVCQAVMVDQPKVSKAFRNGGAAGYHERCNCLFSGMSRFFGVSYKAHLVQEWLPALDGVVEKLGRGARVADIGCGHGISTILMAKAFERSRFFGIDNHEDSIAGARDAAKRDGVAARTEFDVATAKNFVGGNFDLICCFDALHDLGDPIGAASRILQALAPDGTFMAVEPLAGDRLEDNINPVGRLYYAGSTMICTPVSLAQEVGLALGGQAGPKRLEAVLREAGFSRVRIAAETPFNIVLEARR from the coding sequence ATGAACATTTTGGTCAGAGAATCAAACGAGCAGAAGCTGGAAGCATTTGTTACGCGGATATTGGGCGATCTCGGCGCCGCCATGATTGCACCGCTGGTGCGCATTGGTGACGAACTCGGACTGTACAGCACACTCGCCGCGTCGGGACCGGTGACGCCGGAAGAACTGGCGCGCCAGACCAGAACAGTCGAGCGCCTTGTGCGCGAATGGCTCAGCGCCCACGCCGCCGCCGGCTATCTGGACTATGACGTTACGACCAAGCGCTTCTCCATGAATCCCGAGCAGGCCATGGTGTTCGGCAATCCTGACAGCCCGGTCTACATGCTGGGCTCGTTCGAGGTTTGCCAGGCGGTGATGGTTGACCAGCCCAAGGTGAGCAAGGCTTTCCGCAACGGCGGCGCCGCCGGCTATCACGAGCGATGCAATTGCCTGTTCAGCGGAATGTCACGCTTCTTCGGCGTGAGCTACAAGGCCCATCTGGTGCAGGAATGGCTTCCCGCATTGGACGGCGTGGTCGAAAAACTCGGCCGCGGTGCGCGGGTCGCGGATATCGGCTGCGGCCATGGCATCTCAACCATCCTGATGGCGAAAGCATTCGAACGGTCCAGATTTTTCGGGATCGACAACCACGAAGATTCAATCGCCGGCGCCCGCGACGCCGCGAAACGCGACGGCGTAGCAGCCAGGACGGAATTTGATGTCGCCACGGCCAAGAATTTTGTAGGCGGCAATTTCGACCTGATCTGTTGTTTCGACGCGCTGCACGACCTGGGTGATCCCATCGGCGCGGCGAGCCGCATTCTGCAGGCTCTCGCTCCCGACGGCACGTTCATGGCCGTGGAGCCGCTAGCAGGAGACCGGCTGGAGGACAATATCAATCCGGTCGGCCGCCTCTACTATGCCGGCTCCACCATGATCTGCACGCCGGTTTCCCTGGCGCAGGAGGTCGGGCTCGCCCTCGGTGGGCAGGCAGGACCAAAACGGTTGGAAGCGGTTCTGCGCGAAGCCGGATTTAGCCGTGTCCGGATCGCAGCCGAGACACCCTTCAACATCGTGCTCGAAGCGCGGCGATAA
- a CDS encoding DUF4236 domain-containing protein, whose product MALRFRKTFSIIPGVRLNIGKKSASVRIGVKGFGYTTGTAGKTISASLPGTGLSFSHKIKDNPPMTPAAVPVLDVRPRRPWFLLVIVYVVAGLIWWTILQPK is encoded by the coding sequence ATGGCGCTGCGTTTTCGAAAGACATTTTCGATCATCCCCGGCGTCAGGCTGAATATCGGCAAGAAGAGCGCGAGCGTCCGGATCGGCGTGAAGGGCTTCGGCTATACCACCGGGACCGCCGGAAAGACCATCTCCGCCTCGCTGCCTGGCACGGGCTTAAGCTTCTCCCACAAAATAAAAGACAACCCACCGATGACACCTGCTGCGGTGCCAGTATTGGATGTCCGACCGCGGCGCCCGTGGTTCCTGCTGGTAATTGTCTACGTGGTAGCAGGCCTGATCTGGTGGACGATCCTGCAACCTAAGTAG
- a CDS encoding AraC family transcriptional regulator — protein sequence MGADALSDVLRAVRLCSAMFFHLDVRAPWVAAAPASSACASAVLPGAQHVIEYHVVVDGCCWAGLIDEPSVRLDAGDIIAFPQGAAHVLSSAPGMQAIPDLSYYHRPTADQLPHKLRLGDSGPADARILCGFLGCDARPFNPLLESLPAVLHLRGSSYRENSGLGYLINAARVESEGRRTGGEGVLARLGELLFVEAIRCHIEALGPEQTGWFAGLADRHVGQALNLLHGKPAADWTLDDLAKAVGLSRSTFAQRFTHLIGQPPMQYLTRWRMQLAAGLLASGSDPIARVAEAVGYDSEAAFNRAFRRTVGTPPAAWRQTQMSPE from the coding sequence ATGGGGGCGGATGCCCTGTCCGATGTGTTGCGCGCCGTACGACTTTGCAGTGCGATGTTCTTCCATCTTGACGTTCGCGCACCATGGGTGGCCGCGGCGCCGGCATCGTCCGCCTGCGCTTCAGCCGTGTTGCCGGGGGCGCAGCATGTCATCGAATATCACGTCGTTGTCGATGGTTGCTGCTGGGCCGGGCTGATCGATGAGCCATCCGTGCGGCTCGACGCGGGCGATATCATCGCATTTCCGCAAGGCGCTGCGCATGTGCTTTCCAGTGCGCCCGGCATGCAGGCGATCCCTGACCTGAGTTACTATCATCGGCCGACCGCCGACCAGCTTCCCCACAAGCTCCGCCTCGGCGACAGCGGACCTGCCGACGCGCGCATCCTGTGCGGATTTCTTGGCTGCGACGCGCGCCCTTTCAATCCACTCTTGGAGTCCCTGCCTGCCGTCCTTCATCTGCGCGGAAGTTCATATCGGGAGAATTCGGGACTTGGTTATCTGATCAATGCCGCGCGGGTTGAATCGGAGGGGCGCCGGACCGGCGGGGAGGGCGTGCTGGCCCGGCTGGGCGAACTGCTCTTTGTCGAGGCGATCAGATGCCATATCGAAGCGCTTGGCCCCGAACAGACCGGTTGGTTTGCCGGCTTGGCCGATCGACACGTCGGTCAAGCGCTGAATCTCTTGCATGGCAAGCCAGCGGCGGATTGGACATTGGATGATCTCGCGAAGGCCGTGGGGCTGTCGCGATCGACATTCGCGCAGCGGTTCACCCACCTGATCGGACAACCGCCGATGCAGTATCTGACGCGCTGGCGCATGCAACTCGCTGCCGGTCTGCTGGCGTCTGGAAGCGATCCGATCGCCCGCGTGGCGGAGGCGGTTGGCTACGATTCCGAAGCCGCCTTCAATCGTGCGTTTCGCAGAACGGTAGGGACGCCACCGGCCGCCTGGCGGCAGACGCAGATGTCGCCGGAGTAG
- a CDS encoding Bug family tripartite tricarboxylate transporter substrate binding protein produces MKRRDFLAGSAACSLAAITGKAFAQAGPLTKIIFPFAAGGGGDALCRLLAQHVAPLLDRNIIVENRTGGDGLIGIKAVKGANPDGTTILVTTGPTMYLLPMVETTPSFDAAKDFVPVSQLVRFEFCVFVGKAVPAEVKDFKQFVAWLKANPDQATFGVPSNGTIPHFTGSRLEQALGVKLTRVAYRGSAPIINDLVGGHMPFAISTLTDAIPQHRAGNVRILAVGSAQRSPFLPDAPTLRESGVDLVADAWYGMWLPAGASPDLAKKLSEAVATALAKPEVKEKLAAIGLIPVGSTPEGLTKELAANNAFWQPIVKETGYKITN; encoded by the coding sequence ATGAAGCGCCGAGATTTTCTGGCCGGAAGCGCCGCGTGTTCGCTGGCGGCGATAACGGGCAAGGCATTCGCGCAGGCCGGGCCGCTGACCAAAATCATCTTTCCCTTTGCAGCCGGCGGTGGCGGGGATGCACTTTGCCGGCTGCTGGCGCAGCACGTCGCTCCCTTGCTTGATCGCAACATCATCGTCGAGAACCGCACCGGTGGCGACGGGCTGATCGGCATCAAGGCGGTGAAGGGCGCCAATCCCGACGGCACGACCATCCTGGTGACGACGGGACCGACGATGTATTTGCTGCCGATGGTCGAGACCACGCCGAGCTTCGACGCGGCAAAGGATTTCGTTCCGGTCAGCCAACTCGTGCGGTTCGAATTCTGCGTCTTTGTCGGCAAGGCCGTCCCGGCCGAGGTCAAGGACTTCAAGCAGTTCGTTGCCTGGCTGAAAGCCAATCCGGATCAGGCCACGTTCGGCGTGCCGAGCAACGGTACCATTCCGCATTTTACCGGCTCGCGGCTCGAGCAGGCGCTGGGCGTCAAGCTGACCCGCGTGGCCTATCGCGGCAGCGCGCCGATCATCAACGACCTCGTCGGCGGCCACATGCCGTTCGCGATTTCCACCTTGACTGATGCCATCCCGCAGCATCGCGCGGGCAACGTCCGGATTCTCGCGGTCGGCAGCGCGCAGCGCTCGCCGTTCCTGCCCGATGCGCCGACTCTCAGGGAGAGCGGCGTCGATCTGGTGGCGGACGCCTGGTACGGCATGTGGCTGCCGGCAGGCGCCTCGCCGGATCTTGCGAAAAAGCTGAGCGAGGCAGTCGCCACCGCGCTCGCCAAGCCGGAGGTCAAGGAAAAGCTCGCAGCGATCGGCCTGATCCCTGTCGGTTCGACGCCCGAAGGTCTGACGAAGGAGCTCGCTGCCAACAACGCCTTCTGGCAGCCGATCGTGAAAGAGACCGGGTACAAGATCACGAACTAG
- the rhuM gene encoding RhuM family protein, which produces MSSDSWRTAQELRPMKSPKITKLVEETKETVRITNATARVIEMKSVHYKTGNRDIPFNIDLTAATVWATQNQISDLYGRDKATIREHIKNVYLDGELTSSSVERKFPSTAADGKTYEVIHYSLPLILAVGFRTKSPEAVEFRRWANEILQGYLQDGYALNEKRLRADPTAADSLAKRLRAIRAEEKHLFASVRDFFKEAAVDYDPLSRTCKSFYAVVQDKFHYAVSAMTAAEIILDRANHKHSNMGLQTFEGNLPTVQEAKVGKNYLEENELFALHILAEQFLLYVQSKAVRNKVMTMADLSKKLDELIAVNDYEVFGGYKSGVSRQRADEHATEQYARFLVRLRKDDVRPIR; this is translated from the coding sequence ATGTCCAGCGATTCGTGGCGCACCGCACAGGAATTGCGACCAATGAAATCGCCGAAGATCACGAAGCTCGTCGAAGAAACTAAGGAGACCGTTCGCATCACCAATGCCACGGCGCGTGTGATAGAAATGAAGTCGGTTCACTACAAGACCGGCAACCGGGACATACCGTTTAACATCGACCTGACGGCGGCCACGGTCTGGGCAACCCAAAATCAAATCTCTGACCTCTATGGCCGCGATAAGGCAACCATCAGAGAGCACATCAAAAACGTCTATTTGGATGGAGAATTAACGTCCTCTTCAGTTGAGAGGAAATTCCCCTCTACTGCCGCAGACGGCAAGACTTACGAAGTGATCCACTACAGTCTGCCTTTGATTTTGGCGGTTGGATTTAGGACAAAATCGCCGGAGGCCGTCGAATTTCGGCGATGGGCCAACGAAATTCTGCAGGGCTATCTCCAAGATGGCTACGCGCTCAACGAGAAACGCCTGCGGGCTGATCCTACCGCCGCAGATAGCCTCGCCAAAAGGCTCCGCGCCATCAGGGCGGAGGAGAAGCACCTGTTCGCCAGCGTCCGGGATTTCTTCAAGGAGGCGGCGGTTGACTACGACCCGCTTAGCCGGACCTGCAAATCGTTCTATGCTGTGGTCCAAGATAAGTTTCACTATGCGGTAAGTGCCATGACCGCGGCAGAGATCATTCTTGATCGCGCCAACCACAAACACTCCAACATGGGACTTCAAACTTTTGAGGGGAACCTGCCGACCGTGCAGGAGGCCAAGGTCGGAAAGAATTATCTTGAAGAAAACGAACTGTTCGCTCTTCACATCTTGGCCGAACAGTTCCTGCTTTACGTCCAGTCGAAGGCAGTCCGCAATAAGGTCATGACAATGGCTGATCTTAGCAAGAAGCTGGACGAATTGATCGCGGTCAATGACTACGAAGTTTTTGGTGGTTACAAGTCCGGGGTATCTCGGCAACGCGCCGATGAGCACGCGACCGAGCAATATGCCCGGTTCTTGGTCCGGCTGCGGAAAGACGACGTTCGACCCATCAGGTAG